The proteins below come from a single Miscanthus floridulus cultivar M001 chromosome 1, ASM1932011v1, whole genome shotgun sequence genomic window:
- the LOC136499250 gene encoding uncharacterized protein yields the protein MGAVQPRVAPRRHPPPPPPLVPPLPSAPSQAPAARPQLPCKRSRADAVAVAHGRKERVVDSCCPSSRLDQLELVLVDDDSGEEDDGCGSCVDGAGGAGGGQDDDEEESGSGGRGRRCSLWANGSRTTTEGGQLRSDGERDDEDPTVAAARRQEEDRKFWEACLASGYP from the coding sequence ATGGGCGCCGTGCAGCCGCGCGTAGCCCCACGCcggcatccgccgccgccgccaccgctggtTCCACCGCTACCATCAGCGCCGTCGCAGGCGCCGGCTGCGCGGCCGCAGCTACCGTGCAAGAGGAGCCGCGCCGATGCGGTGGCCGTCGCCCACGGCAGGAAGGAGAGGGTGGTGGACTCGTGCTGCCCGTCGTCGCGGCTGGATCAGCTGGAGCTGGTGCTGGTCGacgacgacagcggcgaggaggaCGACGGCTGCGGCAGCTGCGTCGACGGTGCCGGTGGTGCCGGCGGCGGACAGGATGACGACGAGGAGGAGAGCGGGAGCGGCGGCCGCGGTCGCCGCTGCTCCCTGTGGGCGAACGGGAGCAGAACAACGACCGAGGGCGGCCAGTTACGCTCCGACGGCGAGCGCGACGACGAGGACCCCACGGTGGCTGCGGCGAGGCGGCAGGAGGAGGACCGCAAGTTCTGGGAGGCGTGCCTGGCGTCGGGCTACCCCTGA